The Chloroflexota bacterium genomic interval AGGACGTCGCCGCCCTGCGCTACATCGGAGAGACATTCGGGGTGGCGACTCCGGTCCTTTCCGGCGTCCAGGAGATCAATCAGGCGCAGCGCACGAGCGCGGTCCGTCGCCTCCAGGGGAGGCTCGGCAGCCTCGAGGGTCGGCGGATCGCGGTCTGGGGGCTCACCTTCAAGGCGGACACAGAGGACACGCGGGAGTCTCCGGCGATGGATGTCGTCGGTCTCCTGGCGAACGCCGGCGCGAAGATCCAGGCCTACGACCCGGCGGTCGCCGCCGATGCCGGGCTGGTGCCCGCCCGGTTTGCCCCGTTCCTCCGATCAAGCGCGCTCGAGGCGACGCAGGACGCCGACGCCCTGGCGATCCTCACCGACTGGGCCGAGTTCCGGTCCGTCGATCTCGGCGCGGTGCGGTCCGCGATGAAGGGCAGTCTCGTCTTCGACGGGCGC includes:
- a CDS encoding UDP-glucose/GDP-mannose dehydrogenase family protein: SFLATRISFINEIGRLCDAIGVDIDRVVEGIALDPRIGDHFFRPGIGFGGSCLPKDVAALRYIGETFGVATPVLSGVQEINQAQRTSAVRRLQGRLGSLEGRRIAVWGLTFKADTEDTRESPAMDVVGLLANAGAKIQAYDPAVAADAGLVPARFAPFLRSSALEATQDADALAILTDWAEFRSVDLGAVRSAMKGSLVFDGRNVLDRHLVEAEGLAYMGVGRTATTPRRRSSDY